In Deinococcus sp. Leaf326, the sequence CCCGTCCAGGGGGCTGGAGGCCGGGCCACAACGGTTCGGGGCCGAGGCGGCGGCACTCTACGACCTGAGCACGGTCCTGAGCGTGGGGGTCGTGGCCTACGCGGATCAAGGCGTTCCCCAGACCGGAACCACGCTGGACACGACTACGGCTTCTCCCTGGGGAGTCAGCACCCAGCGGGTGAGCGGATTGACCTTCACGGCCGGCAGCACGCGCGCCTACCGGCTGCCGCAACTCGTGGTGCCCCTGCCGCTGGACTCCGACGTGAGTATCGTCGTAAACGGCAGCTCGCTGAGGCGGGTGCGGGTGCCAGCAGGCAACCTGACCCTACGCAACATTCCTCTCTCGTCGCCCGCCGGAACGGTCGAGGTCAGCATCCTCGATGCCACCGGGACCCGGACCCAGCGTTTCGGATACACCTCGGCGGACGTGGCCGTAGCGGCGCGCTCACTCGCGGCACAGGGCCAGCTCGGCGTCCAGGGCCGCACCGCTCCGGGAACCTCGGGCCTGATGCCGGCGGCGGCCCTGACCGGCGTCTACGGCATAGATGAGCGCTGGAGCGTCGCAGGCGAAGTCCTGGCCTCGTCCGAGCAGCAGCGCGCCCAGGCGTCGGTGCGGTACACCGACCCCGTGCTGAACACGGGCCTGTCGGTACGCTACGACTCGCGGCTGCGCTCGCCCGTGGTCCTGGCGGGCGACGCGACCTATACCCGCCCCGACTGGCGAGTGGGCGTGGTCGCCGCCGTCGCCCCCGCCGACCTGAGGACGTCGCTGGTCCGCGCGCAGGTGTCCCTGATCCGGCCCCGCTTCGTGACCACCCTGGGTCTCCAGGCTGCGCCCGGCACCGGCGACTACGGCGCGGGTCTCAGCGGCACGGGCCGCCTGACCGACCGCCTGAACCTCGGCGGCGAGGGCGCCGTCACCACGAACCGGGCGGGCGAACTGGGCTGGCGCCTGGGCGTGAGCCTGAACTGGACCCCCTGGGAGAAGGTCACGGTCCTCGTGGGGTCCGCGGTCACCCAGGCGGGTCAGGGAGCGCCGGAGGCCGTCACAGCGGCCCAGGTGAGCTATCAGCCCACCCCGGCGCATACCTTCAGCGCGCTCGTCACCACCCAGCCGGATCAGCCAGCGGTGGGGACCCTGCGCTACGACTACAACCAGAACGTGCTGGCCTCGGTCAGTGCCTCGACCACCGGCGACTTCAGTGTGGCCGGGGCCGCGACCGCCGCGTGGGTGGCGGGCCGGGTCTACCTGACCCAGGACCAGCTCGGGCACGGCGTCCTGATCCGGACCGGGGTACCCCGACTCCCCCTGATCGTCAACGGGCAGCATGTCATGGCCGACGCGCGCGGCGACGCCCTGGTCATGGTCGGCACCGCCGCCCGCACGGTCAATCTGACACCTGACTTCGAGCGCATTCCCTTCACGGTCAGTGTGGTCGAGGACAACCGCGAGGTGGCTCTCGCAGCCCACGGGGTCGTTACGGTGGACTGGATCTCGAATTTCACCCAGAACATGTGGGTGCGTCTGGTCAGGCCCGACGGCGCGCCCATCCGGTACGGCCGCCTCGACCTGCCGGGCAACCCGGCGACCGACGACGACGGCTGGAGCCTGATCCCGCGGCAGGTCGCGCCGGTCACGGTGCAGGTGCAACCCGAGGAAGAGGGCGCCGCCCCCTGCCGCGTGACGGTCCAGGCCGGGCAGGAGACCTACCGCTGCGAGCCACTGCCCTGAACCGGACTGGGTGGCCGTTCGCCTGCCGCGTGGCTGCGCGCAGGACGGCCACCCGGTTCAGCCTGCCAGTCAGTAGAAGTCGAGCTGATAACCCTCGGGTCTGACCAGACGCTCGTAGTCAAACAGCCCTTCACCGTGTGCGCCGGTCCTGGTTTCGAGCAGCCGCAGCGGTTGGAGGGGAGACGTCCCCAGGCCGAGAAGCGCGGCGTACCCTTCGGACGGCTGGAACCCGCGGGTGCAGCGCAGGGTCAGCACGTCCGGCGTCTGCCCGGCGACCTCACAGACGGACTCGACCTGAAGACTCAGGGGAGTGACGGCCTGGCCCCACGCGGTCCCCGAGCAGACGAGGGTAAGGCCCAGCAGCAAGTGGCGCCCTCCCGGGCGGCGCAGGTTCAGAAGACGTGCGAGTTCGGTCATGGCAATGGCTCCCCACATCCGGGCCGTTGAGACGGTCCAGACGTGTTTTCTGGGAGCTACTGTAGGAGTCCTGGTCTCACGGTCTTCTTTCGGGAACAGAGCTGGCCGGGAGTCATGAGCCCTTCATTTTCTAGGTCGCTGCCTCGGCTCTCAGCGGAGGTACAGGGGGCGCAGGGTCCTGAGCAGGAGGGTGAGGGCCACCAGAGCGCCGGCGCCAGCAGCCGCGCTCTGCCAGAGGTCACCGGTCGGCAGCACACGGCTCTCGTCCCAGCAGAAGAAGACGGTGAAGACGGCGAACATCACGGCGTTGACATAGATCATCGGGCACCCATTGTGGCGCCTTCCAGCTGGGACGGATGAACGCCCAGCCAGACGTCCGGTCAGGTCGGCGGTTTGGCCCGGCTACGTGTGAGGCCAGACTCCTGCGCCGGGTCCTGCCCGAAGACCACCCGGTACTCGCCCGGCGAGGCGCGCAGCAGGTGCCAGTCGTCGGTGCCGGCAAGGCGCACGAGGACCTGGGTGACCTCGTCGTGAGGCAACCGGGTAGTGAAGAGGCCGTCGCCGCCGCTCACGCTGAAGCCCGGGCCGTCAGGCAGCCGCACCTCGGCGCCCACAACCGGCTCGCCTGCGCTGTCCATCAGGGTCCAGGCGTACCGGCGCGATTCCTGGACCAGGCCGCCGGCGGGGTCGCGCACGCTGAAGCTCAGGCCAACGGCGAGGCTGCGCAGGTGCTCGATATTCAGGTCCAGCGGCGCCGTCAGGACGTAGTGCAGCGCGGGCCTGGGAGAGATCCCCAGCGCGCCGAACACCTCCGAAACGCGCGGCGCGCTTTCGGCCTGGGCCACCTGCGCCTGCAAGGGGGTATCGAGCGCCCGGACCTCGGCCGGCAGCAGTTCGTCGGGCCAGTCGGCATTGCGGACCAACGTGGCGAGCACCCGCCACAGCACCTGCCACTCCTGGTCGTCGAGTTCCGGGAGCTGAGACTTGAAGTGCGTGGTCACGACGTAACGCAGGTCGATGCGGCGCGGGCGCAGGCGCTTGGTCTCCCGGATGTCGTGGCGGATGTGCATGAACTCGTTCTCGCGCAGCTGCGCGTTCTCGACGATGGCGTACAGGTTGAAATTGATGGTGGGGCGGTTGATGGCCGCCGCCCAGTCCCGCGTGGGTGTGGCGAAGGTGATGTCCACGTCGCTGGCCGGAATCTTGCCGTCCCCGTAGAGCATCGAGCGCAGCGCTTCATGGAGGGCGCCGATCATGGTCGTCCGTCTCTCGTCTTTCTCATCCGCCGATGAGGACTGTCGCCTGCGTGGCGCTCAGGACAGCCCCGCAGGCCAGCAGGTCACCCTGGCGCGCGGCCGGGCGGCCTTCGATGAAGACGGTGGCCGACCCCCTGGCGATGACCTGCGGGCCGTGGGCAGCCAGAGGCGGCGGCTCGCTGTGCGCGTCGCCGAGGCGGGCGGCCGGGACGCCGGCGACCGTGACGGTGGCGGCCCCACTGCTCACCACGCCGCCGTGGGCGCCGGGATCTCCGACGCGGAGGGCTGGAAAGGACATGGCCGCATGTTGCGCGTCCTGACCCGAACTTGCAAGCCTGGATGTCGGAGCGCTGGCAGCCTGGGACCGGTTGCGCCAGCCGGGGTCCGGGCGCTAGAGTTCCGGGGCCGATGTGCCGGTGAACGGACGGAGGCGGGCCGGAGTGGCGGAATGGTAGACGCACTCGACTCAAAATCGAGCGGGAAACCGTGTGGGTTCGAGTCCCATCTTCGGCACCAATAAGAAATCCTCCGTTCTAGACGGAGGATTTCACTTTCGCTCGACACTGTTGTCGATCTTGCAACCTCACGTCACAACACCACATACGGCAAGTGGCTTCTCTTGAACGTTCTATGAGGAATACGTGAGTGGGCTCCCGTAGTTGGCCGACAAACTGAAGTTCTGCAAGGTCCGCGACGCCTTATGGATATTAGCGGTGAGTCGTCTGATCGTGGCGCACGACGACAGGTTCTTTGCGGCGGAGGCCAGCAAGACCGGCGAGACCGAGCAAGCCGAGCCAACCCCAGTCCATCCCGTTATCATCATTCTGAGTGGTGGTGTCGGTGGTCGTCGTGCCAGTGACCGTGGTATCCGTCGTGCTGTCTTGTGCCAGCGCAGGCATCGAGATCAAGCTCAGGGTCAGGACTAGCAGAGCCGTTTTCGTTTCTTGCTTCATGGGTAAACCTCCTAGAACAGTGTGATTTCTTACGCTTATCAACATGTCACACAACCTTGGGATTGTGTGCATAGCAACTATTTTGCTAACGCACACGCTCTGTTTATATGGACTGCGGTCAGCGCAAGAAAGACCTTCTGAGCTCTATGGCCGATATTGAAGTCTCTTGAATCTCCGCCTTCCCATCCCCAGCCCCTGCGAAGATCATCTGATTCGCCATCATGGCCCCAACCGCATCCATCTCAATGATCGTGGCCCACTGATCTGTCGAGTTGACAGCTCAAGCGCTCAGCCAGCCCCAGTCCCTCCTCGGGTGGCAGCACGCCCTTGAAACAGATCAGACGAGGGTCTTACCTGCTCCGTTGGGGAGCACGACCACACCCCGGCAGCCGGCCTTGTTCCAGGCCTCCAGGGCGCCCTGCTGGTGGGCGTAGAGCTGCACCTCCTGGGAGTAGCCGAGTTCGAGCTTGAGGACGCCCGCCGCTTCGTCACGAACCGGCGTCTGCCCGAGCACGGTCATCCCAGGTGAAGAAGTCGGACGCGGCCGCCGGGACCTGAGGGTGCTGCGGTCGAGACGCAGGGTAGGGGCGATGAGGCAGCCACCCTAGCGGAAAGGGAAGTTCCGGGCAGAGAGCTGAGGGACGTTCAGAAAGCGTACCGAATGGTGCAGTAGGGCAACGCCTCACGGAGCAAGACCGTGAACCGCTCGACTGCCCTGCCCTTGAGGCCCCGCCGGTAGCGCAGGTTGACGCCCCCATACTCGGACTGTTTCGTCTCCTGCCACTGCGGTGTCCACAGCAGCGCTTCCGCCTTCGGATGCCAGCCGAGTTTCACCTCGTGCAGCCCCGCATTGTGGGTCAGAAAGATTACCTCGGCCGCCAGCTGCGCCTTGGCCTGTGGGGAGAGCGCTGCATCGATCTGCGCGAACAGCTCCCGGTAGGCGTTCGTCCAGCCCTCGAAAATGATCACGGGAGAGAAGTTCAGGTGCACCTCGTAATCGGCCTCGACGAAATCGTTGATGGCCGCAAGACGCTCAGACATAGGAGAGGTACCGATGTCCACCACGCGCGCCGTCTGCGCAGGCATCAACGAAAAGCGAATGCGGGTCCGGCCCTGGGGGTCGTAGCCGAGCAATTCCCGATTGACATACTTCGTGGCGAAGGACGCCTTGGCGTTCGGCAGCCTCCGGAAGAGGGTGACGAGATCCCGGACATTGCCCGAGATTAGGGCGTCCACGCTCAGGTCACTGTTCTCACCGAGGTCATAGACCCAGGCGTGCGGATCGACCGAGTTGGCCTTTAGTTTAGGCCCCAGTTTCTGAGCGTGGCGTTCCAGTGCCTGGGAGACGTCCCCAATGTTGGCGAACGTGGTGATGGGGTTGGCGTAGCCCTTGTGGCGAGGCACGTAGCAGTAGGCGCAGGACAGCGCGCAGCCGTTGGCCATCCCCGGGGCGATGAAATCAGCACTGCGGCCGTTGGGTCTCATCGTCAGGGTCTTGCGGGTGCCCAGCACGAGCACCTGCCGTTTGATGCGCAGCCAGTCTCCCACCAGCCCGGCATTGCCATGCAGTCCGGGGATATTCCAGTGGGAGGCGACCTCAATCTGCTCGGCCTTGGGAAAGCGGGCCAGGATTTCCTGCCCCCGGGGAAGCTCAGCCGCGCGGGGCTCGACATAGATCTGCCGGATGTCGAGGGGAAAGCGGGGCGGCATCCTGCCAGTAAAGCGCGCCTGACGTCCCAGGAAGGCAAGCAGGCAGACGAAGCGCAACTCTCAAGGTTGAGGACCCAACAGCGCTTCGCGCGCTCCCGACTACCCCGAGCGCCTCACAGATTGACTCCTAGATCAGTGATTTCCGCTCACCGTGACGAGTGTGTTCGGCCCATCCGGTACTGCGGTGTAATACAGTTCTGCCGGCACCGAGCGGCCCATAAAGACTGAATAATGCCGTGGCCCACGCGTTTCGTCTTCCAGCAGGACGTATCCGGCGCGCTTGAGCGGCTCCATCAGTACTTGCGGCTGCCATCCCTGCGCCACATATTGCTCCACTCGGGACAGCCCGCGCCGCATTTCCTGCCGGTACGTCGCAGATACGGGACAGCGCGGCTCCAAACCGTCAGGCAAAGGCATGAGCCCATTCCAGAGCGTACCCGGCTGCCTGATGCAGTACAGGGCGTCCGGTGCAGGCCGCAGGGTCAAGGTGACGACACCCAACACTGCAACCAGAGCGGCCACGCCCCAGATACGCCAGCTCTTCGCGGGCAGGGTCAAGAGCGGGGACAACGAACGAGGCCTTTGACAGCCGCCCGAGCTAAGCGCTGCAGAATGGTGTGGGGCGTGATCTCCGGCAGGTCCGGCGTCATGTCGCACGGGGCGCAGGGGTGACGGGCAGGGCCTTGCTCGCCGCCTGACTCTTCCAGCTCAGCAGGCGCAGGGCGTTCGCGGTGACCAGAGCAGTGGCCCCGGTGTCTGCCAGGATCGCCATCCACAGGTTGGTGTAGCCCAGCAGGGTCGTGACGAGGAAGATGGCCTTGAGGCCCAGCGCAAAGGCGATGTTGACCTTGATATTTCCCATCGTGGCGCGTGAGAGAACCACCAGGTCGACCACGCCCGTGACGCGCTCCTGAAGCAATGCGGCATCTGCGGTTTCCAATGCGACGTCGGTGCCGCCGCCCATGGCGATACCGACATCACTCTGTGCCAGAGCCGGCGCGTCGTTGATGCCGTCCCCGACCATGGCCACGCCGCCCTGGGCTTTCAGTTCGGCGATGATGCGAAGTTTGTCTTCGGGAAGCAGTTCGGCCTGCACATCCAGTCCCAGGTCGCGGGCGATGGCCTGACCTGTACGGGCATTGTCGCCGGTCAGCATGACCGTGTTCACACCCAGAGCGTGCAGCTGGGCCAGCGCGGCGCGCGCGTCCGGTCGGGGCTCGTCGCGAATGGCGATCACCCCGAGCGGTGTCCGGCCCTCCAGCACCACGACAGCGGTCCGGCCCTGTTCCTCAAAGGAGGTGATGGCGCGGCTGAGCTCGGCACTTAAGGGGGCCAGGGTCGCCGCGTGGCGAGGCGAGATGACACTCAGGACGCGGCCCTCGACCGTGGCAGTCGCGCCTTTCCCTGGCAGGGCCTGGGCTTCCGTAGCAGGGGGGACGGCGATCTGACTTTCCTGCGCGGCCTGGGTGATGGCCCTGGCGAGCGGATGGCTACTGCCGGATTCGACGGCCGCCGCGAGGCGCAGCACTTCGGCGCGGTCCAGGCCCTGTCCGAGGACGTCCGTGACTCTGGGTTTCCCGGCGGTGAGGGTACCGGTCTTGTCGAAGGCGATGGTCTTGACACTTCCGATCGTTTCCAGGGCGCCGCCCCCCTTGATGAGGAGACCACGCCGGGTACCGGCACTGATGGCACTGGTGATAGAGGCGGGAACGCTGAGCACCAGCGCGCAGGGACAGCCGATCAGGAGCAGGCTGATTCCCTTGTACAGCCAGTCATGCCACGCGCCCCCGAGCGCCAGGGGCGGCACCAGAATCACCAGTGCCGAGACCAACACCACGCCCGGCGTGTACCACCGGCTGAAACGGTCGATGAAGCGGGCGGTCGGCGCCTTGTTGCCCTCGGCCTCCTCGACCATGTGGATGATGCGGGCGATGGTGTTGTCGTGGGCGGCCTTCTCAACCTGAATAGCCAGGACGCCGTCGGTATTGATGCTCCCGGCGAAGACCATGTCGCCGGCACTTTTGTTGACGGGCACGCTCTCTCCAGTGACCGGACTGTCGTCGAGACTGGAGGTGCCGCGGAGGATCCTGCCGTCTGCGGGCACACGCGCGCCCGGGTTGACCTGCACGGTCTGACCCACCTGGAGTTGATCGGCAGGCACTTCACGGGTGCCTGTTCCTTCGACGAGGAGGGCAGTCTTGGGTGCCAGGGCGGCGAGAGCCTGAATCCCCGCGCGGGCCCGGCCAGCCGCGACGCCTTCGAGAAGTTCGCCGATGGCGAAGAAGAACACCACGACGGCCCCTTCCGGGGCTTCACCGATGGCAACGGCGCCAATGGCTGCGAGACTGACAAGCATGTTGATGCTGAAGGGATCGCCGAGACGGGCACTGGCGACGGCCTTCCTGGCCAGTGGCCAGACACCCAGAAGGGTTGCGGCGATGTACCCAGCGGTCGCGAACCGGGGTTCGACGAAACCGAACAGCCAGGCAGCCAACAACAGAATCCCGGAGGTGACGACCAGGCGGCCTTGTCCAGTCCGGTACCAGGGGGTGCCCGCAGGAGCGACCTCATGGGTGTGGCCTGCGTGGTCGTGCCCCGCATGATCGTGCGCTTTGGGGGCACCAGTGACGGCCGTGGGGGCCTGGCTCAACAGGGAGGGGGTATAGCCGAGGGCCTTCAGATTTTTTTCCAGTGCGGTGCGGGAGGTCTGGTGCTCGTCGAGGTGCAGGGTCAGGGTCTGCTTAGTGAAACTGGTTTTGACCCCCTCGGTTCCCGGAAGAGTGCCTACCATGCGCTCGACCTTGACGACACAGCTGGCGCAGTCCATACCGTCCACGAAGTACGTGAGCGGCTGGGAGGTGCCTGAACGATCCGAGGGAGGCCGAGAGGTCATGAATTTATTATACCTGAGCAGTCATTCATATGTTGTGATACTTCCTGATCACTGTCATCCCTCAAAGGTGCTCCCTGTCAGTGTGATTCTCTG encodes:
- a CDS encoding heavy metal translocating P-type ATPase; its protein translation is MTSRPPSDRSGTSQPLTYFVDGMDCASCVVKVERMVGTLPGTEGVKTSFTKQTLTLHLDEHQTSRTALEKNLKALGYTPSLLSQAPTAVTGAPKAHDHAGHDHAGHTHEVAPAGTPWYRTGQGRLVVTSGILLLAAWLFGFVEPRFATAGYIAATLLGVWPLARKAVASARLGDPFSINMLVSLAAIGAVAIGEAPEGAVVVFFFAIGELLEGVAAGRARAGIQALAALAPKTALLVEGTGTREVPADQLQVGQTVQVNPGARVPADGRILRGTSSLDDSPVTGESVPVNKSAGDMVFAGSINTDGVLAIQVEKAAHDNTIARIIHMVEEAEGNKAPTARFIDRFSRWYTPGVVLVSALVILVPPLALGGAWHDWLYKGISLLLIGCPCALVLSVPASITSAISAGTRRGLLIKGGGALETIGSVKTIAFDKTGTLTAGKPRVTDVLGQGLDRAEVLRLAAAVESGSSHPLARAITQAAQESQIAVPPATEAQALPGKGATATVEGRVLSVISPRHAATLAPLSAELSRAITSFEEQGRTAVVVLEGRTPLGVIAIRDEPRPDARAALAQLHALGVNTVMLTGDNARTGQAIARDLGLDVQAELLPEDKLRIIAELKAQGGVAMVGDGINDAPALAQSDVGIAMGGGTDVALETADAALLQERVTGVVDLVVLSRATMGNIKVNIAFALGLKAIFLVTTLLGYTNLWMAILADTGATALVTANALRLLSWKSQAASKALPVTPAPRAT
- a CDS encoding WGxxGxxG family protein; this encodes MKQETKTALLVLTLSLISMPALAQDSTTDTTVTGTTTTDTTTQNDDNGMDWGWLGLLGLAGLAGLRRKEPVVVRHDQTTHR
- a CDS encoding spore photoproduct lyase family protein, with amino-acid sequence MPPRFPLDIRQIYVEPRAAELPRGQEILARFPKAEQIEVASHWNIPGLHGNAGLVGDWLRIKRQVLVLGTRKTLTMRPNGRSADFIAPGMANGCALSCAYCYVPRHKGYANPITTFANIGDVSQALERHAQKLGPKLKANSVDPHAWVYDLGENSDLSVDALISGNVRDLVTLFRRLPNAKASFATKYVNRELLGYDPQGRTRIRFSLMPAQTARVVDIGTSPMSERLAAINDFVEADYEVHLNFSPVIIFEGWTNAYRELFAQIDAALSPQAKAQLAAEVIFLTHNAGLHEVKLGWHPKAEALLWTPQWQETKQSEYGGVNLRYRRGLKGRAVERFTVLLREALPYCTIRYAF
- a CDS encoding DUF4255 domain-containing protein, translating into MIGALHEALRSMLYGDGKIPASDVDITFATPTRDWAAAINRPTINFNLYAIVENAQLRENEFMHIRHDIRETKRLRPRRIDLRYVVTTHFKSQLPELDDQEWQVLWRVLATLVRNADWPDELLPAEVRALDTPLQAQVAQAESAPRVSEVFGALGISPRPALHYVLTAPLDLNIEHLRSLAVGLSFSVRDPAGGLVQESRRYAWTLMDSAGEPVVGAEVRLPDGPGFSVSGGDGLFTTRLPHDEVTQVLVRLAGTDDWHLLRASPGEYRVVFGQDPAQESGLTRSRAKPPT
- a CDS encoding PAAR domain-containing protein; translated protein: MSFPALRVGDPGAHGGVVSSGAATVTVAGVPAARLGDAHSEPPPLAAHGPQVIARGSATVFIEGRPAARQGDLLACGAVLSATQATVLIGG